A genomic region of Zalophus californianus isolate mZalCal1 chromosome 11, mZalCal1.pri.v2, whole genome shotgun sequence contains the following coding sequences:
- the TMEM151A gene encoding transmembrane protein 151A produces the protein MPEGGGGDSGEVPAFIPDGEPLREEQRPLKQSLGSSLCRESHWKCLLLTLLIHACGAVVAWCRLATVPRLVLGPEAALARGAGGPPPTYPASPCSDGYLYIPLAFVSLLYLLYLAECWHCHVRSCQAPRTDANTVLALIHRLQQAPPCVWWKATSYHYVRRTRQITRYRNGDAYTTTQVYHERADSRTARGEFDYSAHGVRDVSKELVGLADHAATRLRFTKCFSFGSAEAEASYLTQRARFFSANEGLDDYLEAREGMHLKDVDFRESLMVFADPRSPPWYARAWVFWLVSAATLSWPLRVVAAYGTAHVHYQVEKLFGASSPPPGAVPSGPPLSRVATVDFTELEWHICSNRQLVPSYSEAVVMGASSGAFLRGCPRCRRSLSSSSLPPARPSGPRLPFSRSRLSLGAGGRATPGVFRSLSGGPLGRRGEDTEPLESPPCYEDALYFPVLIVHGDSGCQGDGQGAL, from the exons ATGCCCGAGGGCGGCGGAGGCGACAGCGGGGAGGTGCCCGCGTTCATCCCGGACGGCGAGCCGCTGCGGGAGGAG CAGCGGCCCTTGAAACAATCCCTGGGAAGCTCCCTGTGCCGAGAGTCGCACTGGAAGTGCCTGCTCCTCACGCTGCTCATCCATGCCTGTGGCGCCGTGGTGGCCTGGTGTCGCCTGGCCACAGTGCCACGGCTGGTCCTGGGGCCTGAGGCAGCCCTGGCCCGTGGGGCCGGGGGCCCACCACCCACCTACCCAGCCAGCCCCTGCTCTGATGGCTACCTATACATCCCGCTGGCCTTTGTCTCCCTCCTCTACCTCCTCTACCTGGCCGAGTGCTGGCACTGCCACGTGCGGTCGTGCCAGGCGCCGCGCACAGACGCCAACACCGTGCTTGCGCTGATCCACCGGCTGCAGCAGGCGCCGCCCTGTGTCTGGTGGAAGGCCACCAGCTACCACTACGTGCGCCGCACCCGCCAGATCACCCGCTACCGGAACGGCGACGCCTACACCACCACGCAGGTCTACCACGAGAGGGCTGACAGCCGCACGGCTCGCGGCGAGTTTGACTACTCCGCCCACGGCGTCCGCGATGTCTCCAAGGAGCTCGTGGGCCTGGCTGACCACGCGGCCACGCGGCTGCGCTTCACCAAGTGCTTCAGCTTCGGCAGCGCCGAGGCCGAGGCCTCGTACCTCACCCAGAGGGCCCGCTTCTTCAGTGCCAACGAGGGCCTGGACGACTACCTGGAGGCCCGCGAGGGCATGCACCTGAAGGACGTGGACTTCCGCGAGTCCCTCATGGTCTTCGCGGACCCCCGCAGCCCGCCCTGGTACGCGCGCGCCTGGGTCTTCTGGCTGGTGTCGGCGGCCACGCTGTCCTGGCCACTGCGCGTCGTGGCGGCCTACGGCACGGCCCACGTGCACTACCAGGTGGAGAAGCTCTTCGGCGCCAGCTCGCCGCCCCCCGGGGCGGTGCCCAGCGGGCCCCCGCTCTCCCGCGTGGCCACGGTGGACTTCACCGAGCTGGAGTGGCACATCTGCTCCAACCGGCAGCTGGTGCCCAGCTACTCGGAGGCTGTGGTCATGGGCGCCAGCTCCGGCGCCTTCCTCCGGGGCTGCCCGCGCTGCCGTCGCTCCCTCAGCAGCAGCTCGCTGCCCCCCGCCCGGCCCAGCGGGCCCCGCCTGCCTTTCAGCCGCAGCCGCCTCTCCCTGGGAGCTGGGGGCCGGGCCACGCCGGGGGTCTTCCGGAGCCTGAGCGGGGGGCCGCTGGGGCGCCGTGGGGAGGACACAGAGCCCCTGGAAAGCCCACCATGCTACGAGGACGCCCTTTACTTCCCGGTGCTCATTGTCCATGGTGACAGCGGTTGCCAGGGGGACGGGCAGGGTGCACTCTGA
- the CD248 gene encoding endosialin, translating into MLLRLLLAWAAAVPTLGQAPWAAEPRAICGPGSCYALFPRRRTFLEAWRACRELGGDLATPRTPEEAQRVDSLVGSGPASRLLWIGLQRQARQCQPQRPLRGFTWTTGDQDTAFTNWAQPATGGPCPAQRCAALEASGEHRWLEGSCTLAVDGYLCQFGFEGSCPALLDEAGQAGPAVYTTPFHLVSTEFEWLPFGSVAAVPCQAGREASLLCVKQPEGGVGWSRAGPLCPAAGCGPDNGGCDHECVEEVDGRVSCRCTEGFRLAADGQSCEDPCAHAPCEQQCEPGGPQGYSCHCRLGFWPAEDEPHRCVDTDECQIAGVCQQMCVNYVGGFECYCREGHELEADGISCSPAGAMGSRASQDLGDELLDDGEDEGDEEAEHEAWETFDGSWTEVPGIPWMEATQPPDFGLAYRPSFPEEGEHRMPYLDPTWPPPLSAPRVPYHSSVVSVTRPVVVSATRPTLPSAHRPPIISATRPPRAPAPEPPMVPARHPALPPDHQFPMISANHPDLPSAYQPPIISATRPARPPAHQPPIISAKYPELSRVFPDTQVTDTQTTAHVPQIPANHTPLGNTFSAHQPLVTPDVPAHQAQATHLPITSTVQPPLTATSRSPVLPAHQAPGSSATQPPAPDTTLTSEPPQSPTNQTSFTSPTHPHSKPPQVPREGARDAKVAPWMPSAAPTAGPTALGGEASPAGHSRRDDRWLLVALLVPTCVFLVVLLALGIVYCTRCGPHAPNKRVTDCYRWVTHAGSKGPTEPMPHRGSLTGVQTCRTSV; encoded by the coding sequence ATGCTGCTGCGCCTGCTGCTGGCCTGGGCGGCCGCGGTGCCCACGCTGGGCCAGGCCCCCTGGGCAGCCGAGCCCCGGGCCATCTGCGGCCCCGGCAGCTGCTACGCGCTCTTCCCTCGGCGCCGCACCTTCTTGGAGGCCTGGCGGGCCTGCCGCGAGTTGGGGGGCGACCTGGCCACGCCGCGGACCCCCGAGGAGGCCCAGCGTGTGGACAGCCTGGTGGGCTCCGGCCCGGCCAGCCGGCTGCTGTGGATCGGCCTGCAGCGGCAGGCCCGGCAATGCCAACCCCAGCGCCCGCTGCGCGGCTTCACATGGACCACAGGAGACCAGGACACGGCCTTCACCAACTGGGCCCAGCCGGCCACAGGGGGCCCCTGCCCGGCCCAGCGCTGCGCCGCCCTTGAGGCGAGCGGCGAGCATCGCTGGCTCGAGGGCTCGTGCACGCTGGCCGTCGATGGCTACCTGTGCCAGTTCGGCTTCGAGGGCTCCTGCCCGGCGCTGCTGGACGAGGCGGGCCAGGCAGGCCCGGCGGTCTACACCACACCCTTCCACCTGGTCTCCACCGAGTTTGAGTGGCTGCCCTTCGGCTCCGTGGCTGCCGTGCCGTGCCAGGCTGGCAGAGAAGCCTCCCTGCTCTGCGTGAAGCAGCCTGAGGGTGGCGTGGGCTGGTCTCGGGCCGGGCCCTTGTGCCCGGCTGCCGGCTGCGGCCCGGACAACGGGGGCTGCGACCACGAGTGCGTGGAGGAGGTGGACGGTCGCGTGTCCTGTCGCTGCACTGAAGGCTTCCGGCTGGCGGCGGACGGGCAAAGCTGCGAGGACCCATGTGCCCATGCCCCGTGTGAGCAACAGTGTGAGCCTGGCGGGCCACAGGGCTACAGCTGCCATTGTCGCCTGGGTTTCTGGCCGGCCGAGGATGAGCCGCACCGCTGCGTGGACACGGATGAGTGCCAGATCGCCGGCGTGTGCCAGCAGATGTGTGTCAACTACGTCGGCGGCTTCGAGTGCTACTGCAGGGAGGGCCATGAGCTTGAGGCTGATGGCATCAGCTGCAGCCCCGCTGGGGCCATGGGTTCCCGGGCTTCCCAGGACCTAGGGGACGAGTTGCTGGATGACGGGGAAGATGAAGGGGATGAAGAAGCTGAACATGAGGCCTGGGAGACCTTTGATGGTAGCTGGACGGAGGTGCCTGGGATCCCATGGATGGAGGCCACGCAGCCGCCTGACTTTGGCCTGGCCTATAGACCTAGTTTCCCAGAGGAGGGAGAGCATCGGATGCCCTACCTGGACCCCACCTGGCCACCCCCACTTAGTGCCCCCAGGGTCCCCTACCACTCCTCAGTGGTTTCTGTCACCCGACCCGTGGTGGTCTCTGCCACACGCCCCACGCTGCCTTCTGCCCACCGACCCCCTATCATCTCTGCCACACGCCCACCCCGGGCCCCTGCCCCCGAGCCCCCCATGGTCCCTGCCAGGCACCCAGCTTTGCCTCCTGACCACCAGTTCCCCATGATCTCAGCCAACCATCCAGATCTGCCCTCTGCCTACCAGCCCCCGATTATCTCTGCCACCCGCCCAGCACGGCCCCCTGCTCACCAGCCCCCGATTATCTCAGCCAAATATCCTGAACTGTCCCGTGTGTTTCCAGACACCCAGGTCACTGATACCCAGACCACCGCTCATGTGCCCCAAATCCCTGCTAACCATACTCCTCTGGGTAACACTTTCAGTGCCCATCAACCCCTCGTCACCCCAGATGTCCCAGCCCACCAAGCCCAGGCCACCCACCTTCCCATTACCTCGACTGTCCAGCCTCCCCTGACCGCTACCTCCAGATCCCCTGTGCTCCCTGCCCATCAAGCTCCTGGGTCTTCTgccacccagcccccagcccccgacACTACCCTCACCTCAGAGCCCCCTCAGAGCCCCACTAACCAGACCTCATTCACCAGCCCTACACACCCCCATTCCAAACCCCCACAAGTCCCAAGGGAAGGTGCCCGTGACGCCAAGGTGGCTCCCTGGATGCCCTCAGCAGCGCCCACAGCAGGCCCAACAGCCCTGGGGGGGGAGGCCAGTCCAGCAGGCCACAGCCGGAGGGATGACCGGTGGCTGCTGGTGGCACTCCTAGTGCCCACATGTGTTTTCTTGGTGGTCCTACTTGCACTGGGCATTGTGTACTGCACCCGCTGTGGCCCCCACGCACCCAACAAGCGAGTTACCGACTGCTATCGCTGGGTCACCCATGCTGGGAGCAAGGGCCCAACAGAACCGATGCCCCACCGGGGCAGCCTCACAGGGGTGCAGACCTGCAGAACCAGCGTGTGA